The following proteins come from a genomic window of Theileria equi strain WA chromosome 2 map unlocalized gcontig_1105316255037, whole genome shotgun sequence:
- a CDS encoding ATP-dependent RNA and DNA helicase, putative (encoded by transcript BEWA_042990A) gives MIYPLINNVSTNIPRTHLTHIRLCANKLTSSTKLYKHLQDLLPLTNNERILVNNTLVGLLNDSSWTRKLSKRNIPPFLLRNSDFRANFLDYLDKNVNKKIFIRNNIDSFKTVSSMDLDQSLLMNDEVSNEFLLHLSDFARLHMPQLLITYNNMKHLADIRHPELEFSGEKLSCRHVILHVGPPNSGKTHDAYRRLECSSTGIYCSPLRLLAWEIQNKLNKSNVSCALLTGQERVINDTETHLSCTVEMAPLNNIYDCAIVDEMQMIGDPVRGYAWTRAFLGLKAKEVHVCGNESCLPLARKLVDISGDTLEIKRHARLSNLVILDKELLIEELKPGDCVVCFSRFDVFSLRNKIESTKYNWDTMDHSKTSIVYGSLPPEVRCDQIQKFNERKAKILISSDAIGMGVNVRIRRIIFHSLKKYDGNEKRTLNISEVQQIAGRAGRYSMSCGHGEVGCLQERDTMLLKKLMVSPQPPIDKAIIAPSTSVISAFSTSVTNVAGNTNFSDSIKLLFSMVKTGEIFEVCDFAPLNRIARVLRAIELPISTLVEYIFVPLGTGMLPILVLRTFAISHSILNSVKLNNIFTEESLSDDKFYSVEHNKHAEDAYTHFKTLELLYQTLEIYLWLSIKFPKVYVDKDAAAVIKTKIANAMSKYLDLSLDTTGSIRTPEDYEHEPELWRYFIKQELLEINCVQ, from the exons ATGATTTATCCTCTAATAAACAATGTTAGTACTAACATTCCCCGTACACATTTAACTCATATTAGATTGTGTGCCAATAAGTTAACATCTTCTACTAAGCTATACAAACATCTTCAAGATTTACTCCCACTTACCAACAATGAACGTATTCTTGTAAATAATACACTAGTTGGACTGCTAAATGATTCTAGTTGGACACGGAAATTATCCAAACGCAATATACCTCCTTTTTTATTAAGGAACTCAGATTTTAGGGCAAATTTTTTGGATTATTTGGACAAGAATGTGAATAAGAAGATATTTATAAGAAATAATATAGATTCGTTCAAGACTGTCTCATCTATGGATTTAGACCAATCTCTTCTTATGAACGATGAGGTGTCTAATGAGTTTTTGCTCCATTTGTCTGATTTTGCAAGACTACACATGCCTCAGCTACTCATTACTTACAACAACATGAAACATCTGGCG GATATTCGCCATCCTGAATTAGAGTTTTCGGGAGAGAAACTTTCTTGTAGGCATGTTATATTACATGTCGGTCCTCCAAACAGTGGTAAGACACATGATGCTTATCGTAGATTGGAATGTTCTTCAACTGGAATTTATTGTTCTCCCTTACGTTTACTTGCCTGGGAAATACAAAACAAGCTGAATAAATCCAATGTATCATGTGCTCTTCTCACGGGGCAAGAACGAGTAATCAACGATACA GAAACACACCTTTCTTGCACAGTTGAGATGGCTCCTCTGAATAACATTTATGATTGTGCGATTGTCGATGAGATGCAAATGATTGGAGATCCAGTACGTGGATATGCATGGACCAGAGCATTTTTGGGTTTGAAG GCTAAAGAAGTCCATGTATGTGGAAATGAATCTTGTTTACCTTTAGCAAGGAAACTCGTTGATATATCTGGAGATACG TTGGAAATTAAAAGGCACGCAAGACTGAGCAACTTGGTGATATTAGATAAAGAATTGTTAATTGAAGAGTTAAAACCCGGTGATTGCGTAGTGTGTTTCTCACGTTTTGATGTTTTTTCCTTAAGAAACAAAATAGAATCCACCAAATACAATTGGGATACTATGGATCACTCAAAAACTAGTATAGTTTATGGTTCACTTCCACCAGAGGTTAGATGTGATCAGATACAAAAGTTTAATGAGAGAAAGGCCAAAATCCTAATATCATCAGATGCAATTGGAATGGGTGTAAATGTAAGAATAAGGCGTATaatcttccattcattgaaaaaatatgatggaaatgagaAAAGAACTCTAAACATTTCTGAAGTTCAACAAATTGCCGGCCGTGCAGGTCGATATTCTATGAGTTGTGGGCACGGAGAAGTTGGTTGTTTACAGGAACGTGATACAATGTTATTAAAGAAACTTATGGTATCACCTCAACCACCAATTGATAAAGCTATAATAGCACCTTCAACATCAGTTATTTCAGCTTTCAGTACATCAGTAACAAACGTTGCTGGAAATACGAACTTCTCTGATTCGATTAAATT ATTATTTTCAATGGTTAAAACTGGTGAAATATTTGAGGTGTGTGATTTTGCACCATTGAATAGAATCGCAAGAGTACTCCGTGCTATTGAATTACCAATATCCACCCTTGTTGAATACATTTTTGTACCATTGGGGACTGGAATGCTCCCTATTCTTGTATTACGTACCTTTGCTATCAGCCACTCTATTTTAAATTCAGTAAAACTAAACAACATTTTTACTGAAGAGTCACTTTCTGATGACAAATTCTACTCTGTTGAACACAATAAACACGCCGAAGATGCCTATACTCACTTCAAAACTTTAGAGCTTTTATATCAG ACTCTGGAAATATATTTGTGGCTTTCCATAAAGTTTCCGAAAGTTTATGTCGACAAAGATGCGGCTGCCGtaattaaaacaaaaatcgcaaatgCCATgtcaaaatatttggatTTGTCTCTGGATACAACAGGAAGCATAAGAACTCCAGAAGACTATGAACACGAACCAGAATTATGGAGATACTTCATAAAACAAGAGTTATTGGAAATCAACTGTGTACAATag
- a CDS encoding conserved hypothetical protein (encoded by transcript BEWA_042980A), with the protein MATAIKPERRRTTRWGRIDDGKTMVIYNSTNSFMNELKMLTNKAENFSNDEEKKTRWGNEEEKPFLPPPYVDLPSGLTPSQVDQFLREQRHDELARKITSGELEFGDPDIRPPSPPPVYDKTGSRVNTRDVRTKNAMNDEYNRLVEYLIKHLPGFVPPADFKPLKKVRKIIIPLDKYPEYNFMGLVIGPRGCNHKRLEAESGAQISLRGRGTLKEGKQRDHQTDEDAAMPMHVHISADKEECVERAVQLIEPLLDPFHPKHEEFKRKGLEQLALVNGVALGIVDVGRCSICGGSGHRAHECQDAPLLYNYRRADVKCALCGDMGHVTSDCKLARGMNISLVQQYMPQYTQEVVKIDQEYNRMMTEITGTEEQKQEAQQAQQYQMAYYQQQYQQHMQYQQQYYTQYQQQYYYQQYPYQQYGSTAPVEPQIISAQPPEGEGVLPPSS; encoded by the coding sequence ATGGCAACAGCGATTAAGCCAGAACGCCGTCGTACTACTCGTTGGGGTAGAATAGACGATGGAAAAACCATGGTTATCTATAATTCAACAAATTCATTTATGAATGAACTGAAGATGTTGACTAACAAGGCAGAAAACTTCTCAAATGACGAGGAAAAGAAGACGCGTTGGGGAAACGAAGAAGAAAAGCCATTTTTGCCACCTCCATATGTTGATTTACCTTCTGGTCTTACACCTTCCCAGGTGGACCAGTTCTTACGTGAACAAAGACATGATGAACTTGCCAGGAAAATTACTTCTGGTGAATTAGAATTTGGTGATCCAGACATCCGTCCTCCATCTCCACCTCCAGTTTATGATAAAACCGGAAGCAGGGTCAACACTCGTGATGTAAGAACAAAAAATGCAATGAACGATGAGTACAATAGGCTTGTAGAGTATCTTATTAAACACCTACCAGGTTTTGTTCCACCTGCAGATTTTAAACCCCTGAAAAAAGTTCGAAAAATAATTATACCCCTCGATAAATATCCCGAGTACAATTTTATGGGCTTGGTCATTGGACCAAGAGGTTGTAATCATAAAAGATTAGAAGCTGAAAGTGGTGCTCAAATATCTTTGAGAGGTCGTGGAACACTAAAGGAAGGAAAACAAAGGGATCACCAAACAGATGAAGATGCCGCTATGCCAATGCATGTTCATATCTCTGCggataaagaagagtgtGTGGAACGTGCTGTACAGTTAATAGAGCCCTTGTTGGATCCATTCCATCCAAAACATGAAGAATTTAAACGCAAGGGTCTGGAACAACTAGCGTTAGTCAATGGCGTGGCGCTTGGAATCGTAGATGTTGGTCGTTGTAGTATATGTGGAGGGAGTGGTCACAGAGCCCATGAATGCCAAGATGCACCTCTTTTGTATAACTATAGACGCGCTGATGTAAAATGTGCTCTTTGTGGTGATATGGGTCATGTTACTAGTGACTGTAAATTAGCACGTGGCATGAATATAAGTCTGGTACAGCAATACATGCCACAATATACTCAAGAAGTTGTAAAAATAGATCAGGAATATAATCGCATGATGACGGAAATCACAGGAACAGAAGAACAGAAGCAGGAGGCACAACAGGCTCAACAATATCAGATGGCGTACTATCAACAACAATACCAACAACATATGCAATATCAGCAACAGTACTATACACAGTATCAACAACAGTATTATTACCAGCAATATCCATATCAACAATATGGGAGTACGGCTCCTGTTGAGCCACAAATTATAAGTGCTCAACCCCCAGAGGGAGAAGGGGTTTTACCTCCAAGCAGttaa
- a CDS encoding conserved hypothetical protein (encoded by transcript BEWA_043000A) → MATPKLPLITPKKAVPGLPKIVPKVIVNSPPEIKPLVKVIPPVQRLVSGTIHNASRTDSFSNPPKDIDSGSSKIDEHTDGMNNEDSAASPGRTLAHAMTLSINHSDQTKLSRNNSLESQFRLPTKELSSMQANDTADNMLSNTVLKKIPSRSDANNSLEMGCTNYTEKEDNEIGYTPWMKIEERINQIRSLALNEFKNIAHNDHKELPKEGGLYDNYNTHYEDRDTWHKEAEHQLSYTMVQKLKDKKEPKPGKSNWEFINGFVKPRRKPFTSMSELSKHFQKNDSKDQHELVKLLLVCRDLEKTIEEQRTVLDMLDHDLREARGILPETLTDVNMRGLEGRSPGPKPDYPTSDIPLFIKGRVFLLPKDHKESGLS, encoded by the coding sequence ATGGCTACGCCGAAATTACCCTTGATTACACCGAAAAAGGCAGTTCCTGGCTTGCCAAAAATTGTTCCTAAAGTTATAGTTAACTCACCTCCAGAAATTAAGCCGTTAGTCAAGGTTATACCGCCCGTCCAGCGTTTAGTATCTGGTACAATACACAATGCTAGTAGAACGGATAGTTTTTCAAACCCTCCCAAAGATATAGATTCTGGAAGTAGTAAGATAGACGAGCATACAGATGGCATGaataatgaagattctgCAGCGAGTCCAGGTAGAACCCTGGCTCATGCGATGACCCTTTCAATAAATCACAGTGACCAAACGAAATTATCACGAAACAATAGTTTAGAATCCCAATTTAGATTACCAACAAAAGAATTGTCTTCAATGCAAGCGAATGACACGGCAGATAACATGTTATCCAACACTGTATTGAAGAAGATTCCGTCAAGATCTGATGCAAACAATAGCCTGGAAATGGGATGTACTAATTACAcggaaaaggaagataatgaaataGGTTACACACCTTGGATGAAGATTGAAGAGAGAATTAACCAAATAAGGTCCCTAGCTCTGAatgaatttaaaaatatcgcaCATAATGACCACAAAGAACTTCCAAAAGAAGGAGGATTGTACGACAACTATAATACACATTACGAGGACAGAGATACCTGGCATAAAGAAGCGGAACATCAGCTCAGCTATACCATGGTTCAAAAACTTAAGGATAAGAAAGAACCTAAACCTGGTAAATCTAATTGggagtttataaatggaTTTGTTAAACCGAGGCGCAAACCATTCACAAGCATGTCCGAATTATCaaaacatttccagaaGAATGATTCCAAGGATCAGCACGAATTGGTCAAATTGTTGCTCGTTTGCAGGGACCTTGAAAAAACTATTGAGGAGCAACGTACAGTGCTAGATATGTTAGATCACGATTTGAGAGAAGCAAGAGGCATCCTACCGGAGACATTAACTGATGTGAATATGAGAGGTTTGGAAGGACGTAGTCCTGGTCCTAAACCAGACTATCCTACAAGTGATATACCTTTATTCATAAAGGGGAGAGTATTTCTTTTGCCCAAAGATCATAAGGAATCCGGACTTTCTTAA